The Thermovirga sp. region CCTTCTCAGCGCCGCCCTTTGCGTTCTGGTCTTTTCGGGGGCGTCCAGGTGCTTTGGTGGATTTGTTCAGCCTGCCGTTGTCGCTGTAATCGTGGACGACCTCGGTTTTTCCCTGGACGCGGCGAAGCGGCTCGCATCGATTCCCACACCCCTCACGTGGGCGATCATACCCTACCAGCGCTTCAGCCAGGCAACGGCAGGCATGGCCAGGGATCTTGGCATCCCCTTCATTGTCCATCTCCCCATGGAGGCCAAGAGCAACCCTGGCGACCCCAAGGCCCTGGTGAGGGCGGGAATGGATCCCGGTATGGTTAGGTTGTCCGTGAGGAATGCCCTCTGGTCGCTGCCGGGTGCGACCGGTTTGAACAATCACCAGGGTTCCAGGGCGACGGAGGATTCCGCCGCCATGGAAGGGGTCATGCTCGAACTGAAGGCCGAGGGGCTTTTTTTTGTCGACAGCAGGACCTCGGGAGGATCGGTGGCTTACCCTGTCGCGGTAAAAAAGGGCCTTCCGGCCGCTTTGAACCGATTTTTCCTGGACCATTACGACGAAGAAGATTTTTTTCGTGATCAATTCCGCAAGGTCTTCGCCCTGGCCAGGAAGAAGGGGGGCGCAGTGGCGATATGCCATGCCAGGCCGGGGACATTGAATTTTCTACCGAAGCTGCGCGAAATGACCCCCGAGGATGTAGAATTCGTGACTGTGCCTGATTACCTGGCTCGAAAAAGTATGGACGGCTGGGAGGAGTGACCCTGTGAAAGGTCGAGTGGAGATAATAGTTGGTACCCAATGGGGTGACGAAGGTAAGGGAAGGGTTGTCGACGCGATGGCCAGCAACGTGGATGTGGTAGCTCGTTATCAGGGCGGAGCCAACGCGGGGCATACGGTAATGGTTGAAGGGGAAAAATATATTTTCCACCTCCTTCCCTCGGGTATGCTTTATTCTGGAAAGATCTGCGTCATCGGCAATGGCGTGGTGATAGACTCGCAGCAGCTCCTGGATGAGCTCGGCGACCTGCAGGAAAGGGGCAAGGACAGGGCGCGGCTGGTGATAAGCGGGGCAGCCCATGTCGTCATGCCCTATCACAAGATGCTGGACCGCATGGAGGAACGGCTGAGAGGGAGCAGAAAGAAGATCGGCACCACCCACAGGGGTATAGGGCCTTGTTACATGGATAAGGTCAATCGTTGCGGCATAAGGATTGAGGACCTGTTGTGTGAGGACGCGCTGAGGGAGAAGCTCTCCTTCAACCTGGAGATAAAGAACAAGTACCTCACCAGGATTTATGGCGAGGCCCCGCTGGCCTTCGGTGAGATCTTCGAGCAGGCCCGGTCGTGGGGGGAGAGGCTGGGACCCTACGTGGGCAATGCCTCCATGACCATCTTCGAGGCCCTGGAGAGGGGCAGCAACGTGCTCTTAGAGGGCGCCCAGGGGACGCTCCTGGACCTGGATCACGGAACCTATCCTTTTGTCACCAGTTCCAGCCCCGTGGCCGGGGGGGCCTGCGTGGGAGTCGGGTTGGGTCCTTCCCTGGTGGGGTGTGTCACCGGTGTCGTCAAGGCCTACAACACTCGGGTGGGCGAGGGTCCCTTCCCCACGGAACTTAAGGAGGAACTGGGGAACACCCTGCGCGAAAGGGGCAGCGAATTCGGCGCCACCACGGGGCGGCCAAGACGCTGTGGCTGGCTGGACCTGGTTGCCCTCAAGTACGCCGTCAGGATAAACGGCATCCATGCCCTGGCCCTTACGAAACTGGACGTCCTGTCCGGATTCGACACCGTACCCGTCTGCACCGGTTACAGGTCCGACGAGGGGGAAGACCTGCCCTACAACGGTAATTCGGCTTTTCTCGATTCGGTCGAACCGGTCTACCGGAACATGGACGGCTGGAAAATGGATCTTGGGATGTGCCGCACTTTTGAGGACCTGCCCAGGGCCGCAAGGGATTACATCCGTTTCATCGAGGAGCAGACCGGCATCCCCATTGTGCTGGTGGGAGTTGGGCCGAACAGGGATCAGACCATCGTGATGGGCCTATGAGTTTTTTGTCGATGAGCGGTGGGCCGCTTTCTCGTAAAAAATCCTCCCTTACGTTTCAGGGGAGAAAGCTGAAAAACTGTTGAAAGGAACAACCTTAGGTGAACTCTTCCCTGCGAAGGGGTGGCAGGGGCGGGCTACCAGTGGTGGGCGACACAGGGTTCGAACCTGTGACCTCTTCCGTGTGAGGGAAGCGCTCTTCCGCTGAGCTAGTCGCGCACCCAAAAACCCAGTAACCATCAGTGTTTGTCGCTCTCTGCTCTTTTTTAGACCTTGTTTGTGACCCCTTCCATACCAGATTTTATTACTTTTTCAGAGTGAACAACTTTCGATAAACTATTGAGGAAACCAAGAATCATCTTATTACACTTGACATGGTTATGTGGTAATGACTTTGAATTATCTCTTTTTCCGGATATCCCATCTTATACCATATTTCTCCGTCAGTTCCTTCTGCTTTTCGGGGTGTCTTTGTCCGTCCTTCCAAACTCTATTTCGACATCTTTGATGGTAGTAGCCCTTAATACCATTGGTTGATGGAGGTTTTAGAAGTTCGCCAATTTGGGTAAGATTGTTATTACCATAAATTGATGAAATAATGCTACTCCCTCCGCAAAAAATACATTTTTCATAAAGAACATCTGTCTCCGAAAGAGCATTAATCAGGGAAATCCAAAGACTTGAGCGTAAGCTATTTTCAAAAACTATTCCAAGATAGTAATTACTAGCACCTTCCTTGTCATTTGAAATATCGATAGAAGGTTTGATCCGGAATCCCATATTTAGCCTGTCCTTCAGGAGCCTCTCAATAGCCATATATTTTCTCAATTCATCTGTTAGGTCATGAATTATTTGGTAACGCTTACGTTCCTCTGAAGTTGGTAAGTTATTAACTTCTGAAGGGGG contains the following coding sequences:
- a CDS encoding adenylosuccinate synthase, which gives rise to MKGRVEIIVGTQWGDEGKGRVVDAMASNVDVVARYQGGANAGHTVMVEGEKYIFHLLPSGMLYSGKICVIGNGVVIDSQQLLDELGDLQERGKDRARLVISGAAHVVMPYHKMLDRMEERLRGSRKKIGTTHRGIGPCYMDKVNRCGIRIEDLLCEDALREKLSFNLEIKNKYLTRIYGEAPLAFGEIFEQARSWGERLGPYVGNASMTIFEALERGSNVLLEGAQGTLLDLDHGTYPFVTSSSPVAGGACVGVGLGPSLVGCVTGVVKAYNTRVGEGPFPTELKEELGNTLRERGSEFGATTGRPRRCGWLDLVALKYAVRINGIHALALTKLDVLSGFDTVPVCTGYRSDEGEDLPYNGNSAFLDSVEPVYRNMDGWKMDLGMCRTFEDLPRAARDYIRFIEEQTGIPIVLVGVGPNRDQTIVMGL
- a CDS encoding divergent polysaccharide deacetylase family protein, with product MGRKKRAARRLLLSAALCVLVFSGASRCFGGFVQPAVVAVIVDDLGFSLDAAKRLASIPTPLTWAIIPYQRFSQATAGMARDLGIPFIVHLPMEAKSNPGDPKALVRAGMDPGMVRLSVRNALWSLPGATGLNNHQGSRATEDSAAMEGVMLELKAEGLFFVDSRTSGGSVAYPVAVKKGLPAALNRFFLDHYDEEDFFRDQFRKVFALARKKGGAVAICHARPGTLNFLPKLREMTPEDVEFVTVPDYLARKSMDGWEE